The window GGGTTCCACGTGGCGTGCCGGTGCCACCATCGGTCGACATCACCAACGAAGAATACCGGGTTTGGTTGCCGATGTGCTCTGCGTAGATCTGGTCCAGCGAAATGGAATTCTTGTAGGGACCGTTGGATCCGGTGTCGGCGGCGGTCAAAAATTGATCGGCATTGGAGTGCCCGTGGACGCTTCGGGATTTCGGATGCGAAAATCCGGAAAGGACACTGATCTCATCTCGTAGTGGCTCCAGCGGTGACAATGCTTTGGTGAACTTGAAATCATCTCCCGTGCCATGGGGGAACCAAGACCAATCCTTGTAGGCCGGATCTTCCACCAGCGGCATGGGCACGCCATCGGGGAAGTAGAAACATGCCAAACGCTTTGGGTCCTGAGGCGGTTCAGATGATCGGGGGCCAGCCATCGCGACGGATTCAAGCAGTGGCAGTGCCAACGCGACTCCGGTTCCGCGAAGAAAGCGACGTCGGTCCAAGCCGTTTAGATTCAGTGTCATCAAAGGTTCCTTCAGGACTGCGATCTTGGCGGGAGCTAGTTGTTCGAAAACAAAAAGAGACGAGTGCTACTTGGATTGAAACAGGTCGCTGGTGACCAATTGCTCGATCATCGTCGCGAGGCCATCGCCGCGTTGGCGGACTTCGGCGGTGATTTCGTCGATGCTGGAGTGGTCCGAAAATGTGAGCGGACGCCCCAACGCGTAAGTTGCCAGTTTATGGACCATCCCACGGACAAATTGATCCTGGCGATGTTCCAGCAGGTATCGTTTGAGACCTTCGACGCCGGCAAGTTCTTGTTGATTGAACAACGTGGCCGATGCGACGACGGGTTTGCCGTTGATGGAATCACGCCAGCGACCAACCGCGTCGTAGTTTTCAAAGGCGATTCCCCAAGGATCGATCTTGGAATGACACGACATGCATGCGGGGTGATTGCGGTGATTGGCCATGCGTTCGATCAGCGTCATCTTCGCGATTTCGGGATCGGCCAAATCAATCTCAGGCACCGCGGGCGGCGGCGGTGGTGGCGGGTCGTTGAGAATGCTCTCCAGCAACCAAACGCCACGTTTGAGCGGATGCGAGTCGGTTCCATCCGAGTTCATCGCCAACAAACCAGCTTGGGTCAGCAAACCGCCTCGCCGGGGATCAGAGTTCAGTCGAACGCGGCGAAAATGATTGCCATAGACATTGGGGATTTGATAGTGACGGGCCAATCGTTCGTTGACCATCGCGAAATCAGCGTGGATGAATTGAAGGACGCTTTCGTCTTCATGCAGTAGTTCGTGGAAGAACGCGATCGGTTCACGCTGCATCGCTTCCTTCAACAACGGGCTGAGTTTGGGTTTGGTTTCGTTGACGTTGAGAAAGTCCAACAACTGAAGGTCGAGCCATTGATGGACGAAATGCTTGCTGAAGCGTTCCGCCTTCGGGTCAGCCAGTATGCGACGAACTTGCGTCTTGAGGTGCTCGGCCGATGACAACTGATTTTCGCTTGCGAGTTCGAGCAGTTCGGAGTCCGGGACGCTACACCACAAGAACAATGCCAGTCGTGTTGCCAACTCGTTCGGCGACAATCGATCAATCGACGTTTCTGCATCGTTCGTTTCAGCCGAGCGAACCACGTACAGAAAATTGGGTGATGAAAGGACGGATGCGAGGACTTCTGAAATGGCTTCTTCCATCGAATCGCATTGTCCGCGAATCGCGTCGAATAACTTGAGTTTGCGTTCCAGTTCGGCTTCGGTCGGCGGTCGTCGCCAAGCCCGATGCATGAATGCGGCCAGAACTTCCTTGGCGTACCGAGGCTCATCGTCACGATGCTCGCTGGCGATGAAAATCTGCTGGTGTGATTCGGGTGGCCATTGATCGTTCACGGGAGCCACCACTTCAACATGGTCGATTTGGATGGCAGCCTTCGATACGGAGCTGTTGATGAACCGAATGTATTCTGATGGGCTGGGCGTCACACCCATTCTTGATGTTCCACGGACGGAATTTCGTGGATAGATATCGCCCAATGGAACGTCCCATTCATAGATCTGTGGTTCGTCAGGTGACGCTTCCACAAGAGTGTCAGCGACGCTGACTCGCATGTCCGCACGGCCTTCATTGCTGGCCCGCCAACCAAATTCCAGTTGAAGGCTGGGTGGCTGCGTTTGTTTGCCGGTCGATTCGTCGTCTTTCAACCAGGACGCTCGAACGCGAACCCGCATGATTCCCTGATCTGGAAGTTGATCCCCCAGTTCAATGATCAGTTTTTGATTGCGACCGCCAGGCAACACCGCCACGTGATCGAAGGTCGGCGGCATGACTCGCGGCGCATCTTCCGGAGCCATCGCATAACGTGCACCTTGATAGGCCCAGCTTGCCGAGACCTTTTGGCCGTTGGTGAGGTCGCGATAATGGGTGTCTCGCGGGATGTCCTGGAATGTCTCGCGAAGGGCATCGACTTCTTGTTTTTGTTTGGCGGGATCGTCTTTGTGTTTCTCGGCAACTTGGTCGAGTTTGGATTGTTGTTGGTGACGGTCGATCTTGCTGTTCTGCTTCATGCTGATGCTCCAGTACATCGGAGCGGGTTGTTCTTCCAGCACGATGGCGCGATCAAGTGCTTGTCGAGCGAGTTGGCGATAGGTGTCCAACTGCTTGACCGTCATGTGCAGCATTTCGGAGCTGTTTTGAAAGCCATCATCCGAATGAGCTTCGGGCGGAAGATCTTTCGCGAATTCGTATGGCAGGCCGAGCAAATCTTGCAACGCGTGGTTGGTTTCGTAACGTGTCAGGCGACGAAACGATGAGTGGCCACCGGTCGCTCGCCGAACCGAAGATGCGGTTTGGATTTCGCCTGACAACCATTCCACCACGGTGCTTCGATCGTCGTCGTCCATCTCGACTTCGTCCGGCGGTGGCATCTCGCCGTTGTTGAGAACCGCTAAGACTTCGACCCACCATTGAACGTCGTCACCCTGCATCAAGTTTGGATCGAGCGTGTCGACTCGGATGTTGCCCTCTTCGTTGTCGGGGCCGTGGCAGTCGACGCAGGACTCTTCCAGGATGGGTGCGATGACATCGCGAAAGGTTTGTAGGTCGGCTTGTGGCGTTTTCGTTTCGTTCGGTTGAGTGGTGGGCTCGAGATATTTCGAACGACTCGCGCCGTGCCGCTTGGTTTCTTCCAAGGACAGCGAAGGGGCGGGAGCATTCAAACGCTCTTCCGCGATCAAGCAGGTTCCTGGAAGGCATGCCCAGCAAAATATTGCGAACAGTGCACGCGCATTCGCACGGAACGGTTGGGCGAACATGGGCGGGAGTTCGGAAGGCGGGAGGGAGGAGCGTCCAGGAGGGCGGCGCGTCAACGCGATGACGGTTGCCAACGTGGAGTAAAAGCAAAAGGTGGGGACTTTCTACGCTCGATCCAGTGGAGCTTCATTATGCACCGTTAGGCAAGATTTATCAATCGAACCAACCATGAAGTTGCCAATCGGTCGGATGATTGAGATCGCGAAAAATCCACCATCGTGCTCCATCGTCCAGTTCCACACGGAAGTAATCGCGGCGAACCATTGGGCCTTGCCACCATCGTGTTTCGATCCGTTCGGGGCCCCAATGTTGATGCACGTTCCACACTCTTCCGCGAAAACGAAATTTGGGGGGGAACTGATTTTCACCGGGTGGGGCTTGGCCATGTCCCAGTGGCGTGAGTCGCTGAGGTGATGAATGCAGTTGAAGCGGCCGGCGTCCGGCATCATGGGGCGTTGGCACTCCGTTGCGAGTTCCACCGCCATGACGACCATGAGATTCGTCACGCGATTCCGCGGCCGAGGATGCTTTGGATTTGGGGCGTCGCCGCGGCCGGGTGGTGGCAAGTTTGCGACCACTTGATTGGGTCAGCGGGAAATCCGTGACAGTGTCTTCGGGCAACGGATCGCGATTGATGCGGACGCCTCGCACGGATTCTTCTCCCAAGCGACCGCTCAACGAATCGATCAATCGAGCGATGTCGGTTTGACGCGTCCAATCGGTTTGCGTGTCGCTTTCAAAGCCGGGGCCGAAGATCGACGGTTGAGTGCTGGCGAGGATCGCGTCTTGTAGTACGTCCAATCGAAGATGCGAAACCTTGGACTGACAAGCATGCGATTCAAATGCGCCAATCATCAAGTTGCTGAGGTGATTCAGGTCCAACGTTGGCGAGAACAGTCCGGATTCGAGCGTCACGGATGGCGACTCGGTGAAGTCGATTTGGCATCGCAAACGCAGCACGCCTCTTCCTAGTGGACGCAAGGATGCGGTGGCGGATTCGATCAAACGAATGATCCGGTCGCGAATCAAGTCAACCGCGTCGGTTGGATATTCCAGTTCCAAGGACGCGGTGTGTTCGGTGGGAATGTCGATCGCGAGAATGGGTTCGTCGACTTCTCCCAGTGCTTGAGCGATACGGTTGCACAAACCGTGACCGATGCGAGTGGCCAATCCGCTGCGAGGCAATTGCAAGAGCGAGCCGATGGTTTCGATTCCCAATCGTTGCAAGGTTTCCACATCCGTTGGATTTAAACGCAATGCGGATGGCGGCAACGTTTGCAGTGCATCGCGGGTGCGATTGGCGGGGGCCAAGAAGAAGTCGAAGTGGTTCTTGGCTGGATCTTTGGTTCGCGTTTGAGAGGGCGCATGGGTGGCGAGTGCCCAAGCTGCCCCGAGAGTGCTGGCGATTGCCAGGCGGGCGTTCAGGTGACGGCGTTTCAGAATAGTGGCCGCGGCAGCGAGCAAGCCTGGTTCGTCATCGAACAAATGTGTGACGCCGTCGATCTCCGCGACAAGTGCTTCGGGATCATGTCGAAAGCGTCCGGCCCATTTGAATCGGTCGAGTGTTTCCAATGCGATCTGCGGACACAGATGGCTTTGCAGTTCGGTCGCCAACGAATGCAACGCTCGTCGATCGGCGACACGATCATGTTCGTCAATGATCGCGGTGGGGATTGGCGGGACGCTTTGATTCGCGACGTTTCGGCCGGAGTTGTGCTGGTCGGCCAGCGTGGTAGTGATGTCGACGGCTTGCGCGATCGGCATGCCCAATCGCACGCCCATGGCCGCGGCACGTTGACAACTCGCCGCCACGATTCTTCCGCGACGCGGGTCGGCATGCCAAAGGATCAGCGGCGCGGTGGCGGCTTGGGGGGCGGACGGGTGAGTGGGAAGTTCAGGTTCGGCCCTCCCCTCGCTTCGCTCGACCCTCCCAGAGGGAGGGTGAAGTGCGGAGGAAGAGATGCTTCGCTCTGCTTTCCCAGGAGGAGGGTGAAGTGTGGAGGGGGAGACGCTTTGCTCGGCCTTCCCGGAGGACGTGTGAATAGCGGAGGTGGAGATGCTTCGCTCGGCTCTTTTGGAGAGAGGGTGAAGTGGCGAAGTTTTGCTTGTGCTATCCCGCGGCTCGGCGGTTGTTTTGTCGTTGGTCGCTGGGTCGCTGATCCCTGGGTCGCTGTGATTCGGGTTGGCGCTGAGGAGGCTCTCGGCGCGTCGACGTTGGACGGGCCAGTTGGGCAGCCAAATGCACAGCAGCCTTTTCATGAGTGTTTGCCGTGGATGTGTCAGCGGTTGCGGTGTCACCAACCGGGTTCGAGTGGGAAACAGAGTTCGAATGAGCAGCGAGGAAGGGCCGCGAATCCAAATCATGCAGCATCGCGTCGGGGGTGATCGCCAGGAAAGCTTGGCGGGCCGCGTTGGTTTTGGCTCGGGGCATCGTCACATGAGCGACCCGGAGATCGCGATAGCGACGAAGGTTGGTGGGTGGCAAGGCGGAACGGGACCGAGGAAGCGGAACGATTTGTTCGGGCTGAGCAGGCACCGACCGGACGTGCCAGCGAACCGAAGCAAACGAGGGCCGGCGCCCCGCCGACGCGGTTCGCACAAGCAGACCTGGAGTTTGGCCGGTTTCAGCGGCGAGTTGCAACCGTCGTGCGTCGCGATCGTTCAGATTCCAAGGCAACATCGACCACACCGCGGCGACGGAACCGCACCGGAGGGCTTGGTCGAGCGTCCACACCGCGTCGCGGCGGTTGGTGACTCGACACCAAACGATTCGTTCGGCAGGGATGCCGCAAGCGATCGCGGCGGGAGCATAGAAATGGCCACCGGGGTCGACGACGATGACGGGACCGTCGTGGTGAGCATGCGCCGGTGGATGAGGTTGGTTGGCCGTTCCCAAAATCTGGGCCGCGGCGAGCAAGGAAAGTGTGCCCGCGCCGCCGCCTTCGGTTTCCGCGATCCATTCGCTGATCGTGCCGCGTCTCATTCCGCCGCCGGGTAACCAAGAATCCAACGCCGAAGACCCAGTCGAAAAACGCGGGGTGGAATCGGTCGCGACGAGCGGGTCTGAGATCGCTTCGGTTTGGCGACGCAGTTTTTGCAGCAACGCCTCGCGAGTGGTGGGGGCGTGTTCGGCTTTACCCTCGTTTGGCTCGGCCCTCCCCTCGCTTCGCTCGACCCTCCCAGAGGGAGGGTGAAGTGTGGAGGGAGAGACGCTTTGCTCGGCTTTCCCAGAGGATGTGTGAAGTGCGGAGAGGGAGACGCTTTGCTTGGCCCGTCCAGAAGGAACGAGAGCTTGGTTGTTGCTTTGCTTGGCTGGTTTGGAGGGGAGCGGGGGGGCTGCGTGACGACGCTTGGTGATTGAGGTTACAGTGGAAGGAGCCACTGATTCCTCCCAGAAAGCAAAGGTTTGCTGTTCGGGAGCCTGTTCCAACACGCCGGTGGACGCGGTCAATCGGCGTGGAACGGAGATACTTTTGGTGGAAATGCTGTTTGGCATCGTCTTGCTGCCTGCCTCGTTTGGTCAGTCCATTGATCCTAGCAAACATTTGCTAGCAAATCCCTTTTTTCGCGAGAAATCACCCTCGCCGATTTCACATGCTCCAGAAAATCCGCTGGTTTTTGTCGTTGGCGGCCGTCTTGGTCGTCGTCATCGTGGCGTTTCAAAACCAAGACGCGGTGCCGCTAACCATTCTGTTTTTCAGTGGCGAATACCCACTGACGTTGCTGCTGCTGGGCAGTTCCGGCGTCAGCTTTGTACTCGGGTGTTTGATGACCGCGTGGAGAATCCGCAGTCGCCACAAGGCTCAAATCGCCCGGGAATCCGAGGCCAAAAAGGGATCCGAAGCCAAAAAAGCGGAAGCTACTGCGAAAGAGACGTCTTCCACGAAGAAGAAAAGTGTCGCGGGCAACGAGTCAGCCGAAGCTTCCATCGGCTTGGATCAGGAAGCGACCTGAACGTTGTCGTCGGCAGCGTCAAAGTCGCTGGCCTTCTGCTGCGACGCGGCACGGCGACGGGCCACCAAATCGTGGCGACGCAAAACGGCTTGAGCAAGATCGCCGATTCGCTGGATGGGGCGTTCGGTCGACGCCTGCTGAGCTTTGAGCTGCTCCCGGCCTTCGCGGATCAATTCGGCGAGAGCCAACAAAGTGTTGTCCGACCCATTGGACTTCGATGCCGCGATGATTGGCATCACGGATGATTGAGTTGCCGGTGCGGTGTGAGTTGCCGGTGCCGCGGTTGCGGAGACCGATGCGATCACGGGGGAAACCGGTGCGATGGCGTCGAAGAGAGAAAGCTGAGTCATTCGAAAAACCTTCGTCAGTGGGGCGGGAGGCCGGAGTGACGTGTGGGTCACGTCTCACTGAAAAGATTGTTCGCAAGGTCCGTGACACGTTT of the Rhodopirellula baltica SH 1 genome contains:
- a CDS encoding DUF1592 domain-containing protein; the encoded protein is MFAQPFRANARALFAIFCWACLPGTCLIAEERLNAPAPSLSLEETKRHGASRSKYLEPTTQPNETKTPQADLQTFRDVIAPILEESCVDCHGPDNEEGNIRVDTLDPNLMQGDDVQWWVEVLAVLNNGEMPPPDEVEMDDDDRSTVVEWLSGEIQTASSVRRATGGHSSFRRLTRYETNHALQDLLGLPYEFAKDLPPEAHSDDGFQNSSEMLHMTVKQLDTYRQLARQALDRAIVLEEQPAPMYWSISMKQNSKIDRHQQQSKLDQVAEKHKDDPAKQKQEVDALRETFQDIPRDTHYRDLTNGQKVSASWAYQGARYAMAPEDAPRVMPPTFDHVAVLPGGRNQKLIIELGDQLPDQGIMRVRVRASWLKDDESTGKQTQPPSLQLEFGWRASNEGRADMRVSVADTLVEASPDEPQIYEWDVPLGDIYPRNSVRGTSRMGVTPSPSEYIRFINSSVSKAAIQIDHVEVVAPVNDQWPPESHQQIFIASEHRDDEPRYAKEVLAAFMHRAWRRPPTEAELERKLKLFDAIRGQCDSMEEAISEVLASVLSSPNFLYVVRSAETNDAETSIDRLSPNELATRLALFLWCSVPDSELLELASENQLSSAEHLKTQVRRILADPKAERFSKHFVHQWLDLQLLDFLNVNETKPKLSPLLKEAMQREPIAFFHELLHEDESVLQFIHADFAMVNERLARHYQIPNVYGNHFRRVRLNSDPRRGGLLTQAGLLAMNSDGTDSHPLKRGVWLLESILNDPPPPPPPAVPEIDLADPEIAKMTLIERMANHRNHPACMSCHSKIDPWGIAFENYDAVGRWRDSINGKPVVASATLFNQQELAGVEGLKRYLLEHRQDQFVRGMVHKLATYALGRPLTFSDHSSIDEITAEVRQRGDGLATMIEQLVTSDLFQSK
- a CDS encoding Y-family DNA polymerase; the encoded protein is MGVRLGMPIAQAVDITTTLADQHNSGRNVANQSVPPIPTAIIDEHDRVADRRALHSLATELQSHLCPQIALETLDRFKWAGRFRHDPEALVAEIDGVTHLFDDEPGLLAAAATILKRRHLNARLAIASTLGAAWALATHAPSQTRTKDPAKNHFDFFLAPANRTRDALQTLPPSALRLNPTDVETLQRLGIETIGSLLQLPRSGLATRIGHGLCNRIAQALGEVDEPILAIDIPTEHTASLELEYPTDAVDLIRDRIIRLIESATASLRPLGRGVLRLRCQIDFTESPSVTLESGLFSPTLDLNHLSNLMIGAFESHACQSKVSHLRLDVLQDAILASTQPSIFGPGFESDTQTDWTRQTDIARLIDSLSGRLGEESVRGVRINRDPLPEDTVTDFPLTQSSGRKLATTRPRRRPKSKASSAAESRDESHGRHGGGTRNGVPTPHDAGRRPLQLHSSPQRLTPLGHGQAPPGENQFPPKFRFRGRVWNVHQHWGPERIETRWWQGPMVRRDYFRVELDDGARWWIFRDLNHPTDWQLHGWFD
- a CDS encoding LapA family protein encodes the protein MLQKIRWFLSLAAVLVVVIVAFQNQDAVPLTILFFSGEYPLTLLLLGSSGVSFVLGCLMTAWRIRSRHKAQIARESEAKKGSEAKKAEATAKETSSTKKKSVAGNESAEASIGLDQEAT
- a CDS encoding ImuA family protein — encoded protein: MPNSISTKSISVPRRLTASTGVLEQAPEQQTFAFWEESVAPSTVTSITKRRHAAPPLPSKPAKQSNNQALVPSGRAKQSVSLSALHTSSGKAEQSVSPSTLHPPSGRVERSEGRAEPNEGKAEHAPTTREALLQKLRRQTEAISDPLVATDSTPRFSTGSSALDSWLPGGGMRRGTISEWIAETEGGGAGTLSLLAAAQILGTANQPHPPAHAHHDGPVIVVDPGGHFYAPAAIACGIPAERIVWCRVTNRRDAVWTLDQALRCGSVAAVWSMLPWNLNDRDARRLQLAAETGQTPGLLVRTASAGRRPSFASVRWHVRSVPAQPEQIVPLPRSRSALPPTNLRRYRDLRVAHVTMPRAKTNAARQAFLAITPDAMLHDLDSRPFLAAHSNSVSHSNPVGDTATADTSTANTHEKAAVHLAAQLARPTSTRREPPQRQPESQRPRDQRPSDQRQNNRRAAG